A section of the Prionailurus bengalensis isolate Pbe53 chromosome C2, Fcat_Pben_1.1_paternal_pri, whole genome shotgun sequence genome encodes:
- the LOC122491156 gene encoding verprolin-like isoform X2: MLEAALWGEGAGRGPALQTRKPRQRGAASVSCKVAESGCEPLDGRPCSPCASLHTPTRRCPNPGPRLPLGPGCVASAPVLLHLIPAFPCVLGCRTPARGPPLPGHPICTQACCHLHLKNSPTSFLDTLFPSGQGSISVPSAAPPTGSSASSYPSSLLLFLNQMLGPLHQAVLSEDLCCWSGLGSRSSCGLTAQAVLGGVGSRLPSSQDAWCSWFSHMLAPPCPSTVLVRCWLYLQIVSRSPPLPTASLPPPAQAPPPALPPPLAPACLLPAAASASSLSGPTAASCGSAPKTASRAPFFENTDQSISWSAQSPPEAPHL, encoded by the exons ATGCTGGAGGCAGCTCTCTGGGGAGAGGGTGCCGGCAGGGGCCCTGCTTTGCAGACGAGGAAGCCCAGGCAGCGGGGAGCAGCTAGCGTGAGCTGCAAAGTAGCGGAATCAGGCTGTGAGCCCCTGGACGGGCGTCCC TGCTCGCCCTGTGCATCCCTCCACACGCCCACCCGCAGGTGTCCGAACCCTGGCCCCCGCCTTCCTCTGGGACCGGGCTGTGTGGCCTCAGCCCCAGTGCTCTTGCACTTGATTCCAGCCTTTCCCTGCGTCCTGGGGTGCAGGACTCCTGCACGGGGTCCCCCTCTGCCGGGTCACCCCATATGCACACAAGCGTGCTGTCATTTGCATCTTAAAAACTCACCAACATCCTTCCTTGACACCCTCTTTCCCTCCGGCCAGGGCTCCATTTCTGTTCCCtctgcagccccacccacagGGAGTTCTGCCTCGTCTtacccttcttccctcctgctcTTTCTGAATCAGATGTTGGGTCCCCTCCACCAGGCGGTCCTCTCCGAGGACCTGTGTTGCTGGTCCGGGCTGGGTTCTCGGTCCTCATGTGGCCTGACCGCACAAGCTGTTCTCGGTGGGGTTGGCTCACGTCTCCCCAGCTCCCAGGACGCTTGGTGCTCTTGGTTCTCCCACATGCTGGCGCCTCCTTGCCCATCTACTGTGCTTGTCCGCTGCTGGCTGTACCTGCAGATTGTATCCAGAAGCCCACCTCTTCCCACCGCCTCTCTGCCGCCACCTGcccaagccccgccccctgccctacCCCCGCCCCTCgcacctgcctgcctccttcctgcaGCGGCTTCCGCGAGCTCTCTCTCGGGTCCCACCGCTGCGTCCTGTGGGTCTGCTCCCAAAACGGCTTCCAGAGCACCCTTCTTCGAAAATACAGATCAAAGCATCTCCTGGTCTGCTCAGAGCCCTCCAGAGGCTCCCCATCTCTGA
- the LOC122491156 gene encoding verprolin-like isoform X1 yields the protein MLEAALWGEGAGRGPALQTRKPRQRGAASVSCKVAESGCEPLDGRPCSPCASLHTPTRRCPNPGPRLPLGPGCVASAPVLLHLIPAFPCVLGCRTPARGPPLPGHPICTQACCHLHLKNSPTSFLDTLFPSGQGSISVPSAAPPTGSSASSYPSSLLLFLNQMLGPLHQAVLSEDLCCWSGLGSRSSCGLTAQAVLGGVGSRLPSSQDAWCSWFSHMLAPPCPSTVLVRCWLYLQIVSRSPPLPTASLPPPAQAPPPALPPPLAPACLLPAAASASSLSGPTAASCGSAPKTASRAPFFENTDQSISWSAQSPPEAPHL from the exons ATGCTGGAGGCAGCTCTCTGGGGAGAGGGTGCCGGCAGGGGCCCTGCTTTGCAGACGAGGAAGCCCAGGCAGCGGGGAGCAGCTAGCGTGAGCTGCAAAGTAGCGGAATCAGGCTGTGAGCCCCTGGACGGG CGTCCCTGCTCGCCCTGTGCATCCCTCCACACGCCCACCCGCAGGTGTCCGAACCCTGGCCCCCGCCTTCCTCTGGGACCGGGCTGTGTGGCCTCAGCCCCAGTGCTCTTGCACTTGATTCCAGCCTTTCCCTGCGTCCTGGGGTGCAGGACTCCTGCACGGGGTCCCCCTCTGCCGGGTCACCCCATATGCACACAAGCGTGCTGTCATTTGCATCTTAAAAACTCACCAACATCCTTCCTTGACACCCTCTTTCCCTCCGGCCAGGGCTCCATTTCTGTTCCCtctgcagccccacccacagGGAGTTCTGCCTCGTCTtacccttcttccctcctgctcTTTCTGAATCAGATGTTGGGTCCCCTCCACCAGGCGGTCCTCTCCGAGGACCTGTGTTGCTGGTCCGGGCTGGGTTCTCGGTCCTCATGTGGCCTGACCGCACAAGCTGTTCTCGGTGGGGTTGGCTCACGTCTCCCCAGCTCCCAGGACGCTTGGTGCTCTTGGTTCTCCCACATGCTGGCGCCTCCTTGCCCATCTACTGTGCTTGTCCGCTGCTGGCTGTACCTGCAGATTGTATCCAGAAGCCCACCTCTTCCCACCGCCTCTCTGCCGCCACCTGcccaagccccgccccctgccctacCCCCGCCCCTCgcacctgcctgcctccttcctgcaGCGGCTTCCGCGAGCTCTCTCTCGGGTCCCACCGCTGCGTCCTGTGGGTCTGCTCCCAAAACGGCTTCCAGAGCACCCTTCTTCGAAAATACAGATCAAAGCATCTCCTGGTCTGCTCAGAGCCCTCCAGAGGCTCCCCATCTCTGA
- the B3GALT5 gene encoding beta-1,3-galactosyltransferase 5: MAFVKMRLVYVSLVVLGALCLYFSMYSLTPFKGEPFVFKKERGSFLQLPDINCRQDPPFLVLLVTSSHEQLFARTVIRNTWGKEKNVSGKQIKTFFLLGATANKDLSRLVAQESQQHRDIIQKDFMDAYFNLTLKTMMGIEWIHRFCPQAAFVMKTDSDMFVNVYYLTELLLKKNRTTRFFTGFLKLNEFPIRDKHNKWFVSKYEYPWDKYPPFCSGTGYVFSSDVAGQVYNVSESVPFIKLEDVFVGLCLAKLQIRLEELHSEQTFFPNGLRFSTCRFKKIVACHFVKPHHMLSYWQALENSLGEECPAE; the protein is encoded by the coding sequence ATGGCTTTTGTGAAGATGCGACTGGTATATGTCTCGCTGGTGGTCCTGGGAGCCCTCTGTTTGTATTTTAGCATGTACAGTCTGACTCCTTTTAAAGGCGAGCCGtttgttttcaagaaagaaagagggagctTCCTTCAGCTCCCAGATATCAACTGCAGGCAGGACCCCCCTTTCCTTGTCCTGCTGGTGACCTCCTCCCACGAACAGTTGTTTGCTCGCACGGTCATCCGGAACAcgtgggggaaagaaaagaacgtGAGTGGCAAGCAAATAAAAACGTTCTTCCTCCTGGGAGCCACGGCCAACAAGGACCTGTCGAGACTGGTGGCACAGGAGAGCCAGCAGCATCGCGACATTATCCAGAAGGACTTCATGGACGCCTACTTCAACTTGACCCTGAAGACCATGATGGGCATAGAGTGGATTCACCGCTTCTGTCCTCAGGCGGCTTTTGTGATGAAAACGGACTCCGACATGTTCGTCAACGTCTATTACCTGACCGAGCTGCTCctgaagaaaaacagaaccacccGGTTTTTCACCGGCTTCTTAAAACTGAACGAGTTTCCCATTAGGGACAAGCACAACAAGTGGTTTGTCAGTAAGTACGAATACCCGTGGGACAAGTACCCGCCCTTCTGCTCGGGCACTGGCTACGTGTTCTCCAGCGATGTCGCGGGTCAGGTGTACAACGTCTCGGAGAGCGTCCCGTTCATTAAGCTGGAAGACGTCTTCGTGGGGCTCTGCCTCGCCAAACTGCAAATCAGGCTGGAGGAACTTCACTCCGAGCAGACCTTCTTCCCGAACGGGTTACGCTTTTCCACGTGTCGTTTTAAGAAGATCGTGGCCTGCCATTTCGTCAAGCCTCACCACATGCTGAGCTATTGGCAGGCTCTGGAAAATTCTCTGGGGGAAGAGTGCCCAGCTGAATGA